A single window of Flavobacteriales bacterium DNA harbors:
- a CDS encoding PorT family protein, whose protein sequence is MINQKNTGIRTVSSFLVKLTFVACLVLVGLTVHAQAGSTTFGIQVKPVIPLDMFNKLVTVEREHLKGSVELTGGFAFGMTVRVGITNAISFETGLGQIKRRYEYSITNDTSNYSESNKVRYLGYELPITGLVHIRLGEQMWMNAALGASIDMYPSEVRSLVDEGSIDIARRYWAQLGILGNLGVEYRTRKSGTIYLGGTFHRPFNDLAPFRLIWGKVGGAAYNLDGTIDGSYLTVDLRYYFHEDPQKRRVKRAKK, encoded by the coding sequence TTGATCAATCAAAAAAATACCGGTATTCGGACGGTCAGTTCATTTTTAGTGAAGCTGACCTTCGTAGCTTGTTTGGTCCTTGTTGGTCTTACCGTTCATGCACAAGCGGGGTCAACCACATTCGGCATTCAGGTAAAACCAGTGATCCCGTTGGACATGTTCAACAAACTCGTTACCGTGGAACGCGAACACTTGAAAGGAAGTGTGGAACTTACTGGTGGGTTCGCCTTTGGTATGACCGTCCGGGTGGGAATTACGAATGCCATCTCTTTCGAGACCGGCCTCGGCCAGATAAAACGCCGCTACGAATATTCGATCACCAACGATACGAGCAACTACTCAGAGAGCAACAAGGTGCGTTACTTGGGGTATGAACTTCCCATAACTGGATTGGTCCATATCCGCCTTGGCGAACAGATGTGGATGAATGCCGCGTTGGGCGCCTCCATTGATATGTACCCCAGTGAAGTGCGCTCGCTGGTGGATGAAGGGAGTATAGATATTGCCCGTAGATATTGGGCACAGCTTGGCATTCTAGGAAACCTCGGCGTGGAATACCGAACACGTAAAAGCGGCACGATCTATTTAGGAGGCACCTTTCATAGGCCCTTCAATGACCTGGCACCGTTCCGATTGATCTGGGGAAAAGTAGGTGGTGCTGCGTATAATTTGGATGGCACCATTGATGGTAGTTATTTGACCGTGGACCTGCGGTACTATTTCCACGAGGACCCACAAAAGCGACGGGTGAAGCGGGCTAAGAAATAA
- a CDS encoding DUF1987 domain-containing protein, with protein sequence MEPFEIAPTSRTPHVVFHRGNGNMSITGCSIPENADKFYAPIHDVIEKYISAPAAKTTMRVELSYFNSSSAKFLLEIMKKFDDLHDSRLSEVLLEWCYIKGDLDQQEAGEDFKELLDFRTELIELPDPDE encoded by the coding sequence ATGGAACCTTTTGAAATAGCCCCCACCAGTAGAACACCGCACGTTGTTTTCCATCGTGGTAACGGCAATATGTCAATAACAGGTTGCTCGATCCCGGAGAATGCGGATAAATTCTATGCGCCGATCCATGACGTCATTGAAAAATATATTTCAGCACCTGCCGCAAAAACGACGATGCGTGTGGAGTTATCCTATTTCAACTCCAGCTCTGCAAAATTCCTGCTGGAGATCATGAAGAAATTCGACGATCTCCATGACTCTAGGTTATCAGAAGTTCTTTTGGAATGGTGCTATATAAAAGGTGATCTGGATCAACAGGAAGCAGGTGAGGACTTCAAGGAACTTCTGGATTTCCGTACTGAATTGATCGAACTACCGGACCCGGACGAGTAG
- a CDS encoding rRNA cytosine-C5-methyltransferase produces MGSRKSSSRKNPTDPGPLVPLDLRTTLFELIGDEFPAFEKAMGQDPPTSIRLNAMKPFALEAGSIPWCNTGRYLDTRPAFTFDPLFHTGAYYVQEASSMFLEQAVRASGLLDIDVLALDLCAAPGGKTTHLRSLLSPGSLLVANETDDHRRSALKENIWKWGAKNVVISGSDPRDLVRTPNAFELILVDAPCSGEGMFRKDRFARSQWNPGLVDRCTVVQQSILAQAWRSLAPGGSLIYSTCTWEPQENEAQIRTLIDKGAECMDIPLDQGWGIERSSLFGTIGYRFYPHCTNGEGFFLSMVRKPGELVLREEGSRQNDHEEVRNWLIDPTEQCFTEQENILYGIDAKWRNVTIDLQTAVRKLLPGIPVAQLKGNAWQPHPALALSVLLSPKAFQAMDLERDAAIRYLRGEALSAQGASDVGLVSFQGLRMGWVQGAGNRWNNRWPTTWRIRTQQPKAPPVSWAS; encoded by the coding sequence ATGGGTTCGCGAAAAAGTTCATCGCGGAAGAACCCGACGGATCCGGGGCCTCTGGTCCCTTTGGATCTACGCACTACGCTATTTGAATTGATCGGTGATGAGTTTCCTGCCTTTGAAAAGGCCATGGGACAGGATCCACCAACCAGCATTCGGCTCAACGCAATGAAACCCTTTGCTCTTGAAGCTGGATCCATTCCGTGGTGCAACACTGGTCGGTATTTGGACACACGTCCCGCATTCACCTTCGACCCATTGTTTCATACCGGCGCGTATTACGTTCAAGAAGCTTCATCCATGTTTTTGGAACAGGCCGTGCGGGCATCGGGTTTGCTGGATATCGATGTATTGGCATTGGACCTTTGCGCTGCTCCAGGTGGAAAAACCACACACCTGCGAAGTTTATTGTCACCCGGTTCATTGCTGGTCGCTAACGAAACTGACGATCATCGCAGATCAGCTTTGAAGGAGAATATTTGGAAATGGGGAGCCAAGAACGTAGTAATCAGCGGAAGCGATCCACGGGACCTGGTCAGAACCCCGAATGCCTTCGAACTGATCCTCGTGGATGCGCCCTGTTCCGGTGAAGGCATGTTCCGAAAGGACAGATTTGCACGTTCCCAGTGGAATCCTGGATTGGTGGACCGCTGCACCGTAGTCCAACAAAGCATACTCGCACAAGCTTGGCGATCATTGGCACCTGGTGGCTCGCTGATCTACAGCACCTGTACTTGGGAGCCGCAAGAGAACGAAGCACAGATCCGAACGCTGATCGATAAAGGCGCCGAATGCATGGATATTCCACTGGACCAAGGTTGGGGGATCGAGCGTAGTTCCTTATTTGGAACGATCGGCTACCGGTTCTATCCGCACTGTACGAATGGCGAAGGGTTCTTCCTGAGCATGGTCCGAAAACCAGGAGAACTGGTATTGCGGGAAGAGGGAAGTAGGCAAAATGATCACGAAGAAGTACGCAATTGGTTGATCGACCCTACAGAGCAATGCTTCACGGAGCAAGAAAATATTCTCTATGGCATTGATGCGAAGTGGCGGAATGTCACCATTGATCTTCAGACGGCCGTGAGAAAACTCTTGCCGGGCATTCCGGTGGCCCAGCTTAAAGGAAATGCTTGGCAACCACATCCAGCTTTGGCACTGAGTGTTCTATTGTCCCCTAAGGCATTTCAAGCCATGGACCTGGAGCGCGATGCGGCCATACGCTATCTACGTGGTGAAGCGCTATCCGCTCAGGGCGCAAGCGACGTTGGTCTTGTTTCATTTCAAGGCCTCCGAATGGGCTGGGTCCAGGGTGCTGGGAATAGATGGAACAATCGTTGGCCAACAACTTGGCGCATACGTACACAACAACCAAAGGCCCCTCCCGTATCTTGGGCCTCGTAG
- a CDS encoding universal stress protein, whose protein sequence is MSIKTILVPYDFSDCATDALRVASFIAQRTNAVIDVVHLYEQMTDFHTENQRVREEIEERLELVRKLPFLEGIELKKFMLRQVGLTDMFKNERLASADLIVMGTHGAKGVKNLVGSNTQKIVRSAPMPVLVTKNPIEDLNIRDVVYASNFTSSDIEKFDAFRPFLDIFDPNVHLLKVNTPRSFERSEDSNRAIDGFLQRHSLSKFTATIYNDLSIEEGILNFTRGIDADMIAMATHGRTGFFQVVNGSLTEDIVNHTTFPVLSVKL, encoded by the coding sequence ATGAGCATTAAGACCATATTAGTCCCCTATGATTTTTCCGATTGTGCGACGGATGCTTTGCGTGTTGCATCATTCATAGCCCAGCGCACGAATGCGGTGATCGATGTCGTTCATCTCTATGAACAGATGACGGATTTCCATACGGAGAACCAACGTGTCCGAGAAGAGATCGAGGAGAGGCTGGAGCTGGTTCGGAAATTGCCATTTCTTGAGGGTATTGAATTGAAGAAATTCATGTTACGTCAAGTAGGCCTTACGGATATGTTCAAGAATGAACGCTTAGCATCAGCAGACCTGATCGTCATGGGTACGCATGGTGCCAAGGGCGTTAAGAACTTGGTTGGGAGCAATACCCAGAAGATAGTGCGGTCTGCTCCAATGCCCGTGCTTGTTACAAAGAACCCGATAGAGGATCTTAACATTCGGGATGTTGTTTATGCCTCGAATTTCACATCCAGTGATATTGAGAAGTTCGATGCGTTCCGTCCATTCTTGGACATTTTCGATCCGAATGTGCATCTATTGAAGGTGAACACCCCGCGGTCATTCGAACGGAGCGAGGACAGTAATCGGGCGATCGACGGTTTTCTTCAACGGCATTCGCTATCAAAGTTCACAGCCACTATTTACAATGACCTCAGTATTGAGGAGGGTATTCTGAATTTTACGAGGGGAATAGATGCGGATATGATCGCGATGGCGACCCACGGTCGTACTGGCTTCTTTCAAGTAGTGAACGGGTCATTGACCGAGGATATAGTGAATCACACAACATTCCCGGTATTAAGCGTTAAGCTTTGA
- a CDS encoding tetratricopeptide repeat protein, with product MRWTAVIIFLVSLSATTQAQDQKQWDKVLSFYARGKVYPGIRKCDHMMVVKPPQKEFLILRAEGNNKIGEYDRAKNDAREAYGLFEGELRRLAALQLGISMLGVGAPDSARTWLERSLGSSKDAEAWYRLGLLEKAKKDHNAAIAYFDKVLAIEPSNALVLSERGGSYALMGDTVMAKESLDKALELEPRNAVLWNARGYFLHASSGHFAKAIADYDRAIKLDPNYSYAFNNRGWAYYKLGNRDKALKNINLAAKKSRTNPFVYRNLGVIALESGDTTRACGHFHTALSLQFTAFHGPEVRELLNANCDRGMPDPPVTPDPDNGNAPVIPETPRTNAPTRSNAP from the coding sequence ATGCGATGGACCGCGGTGATCATATTTTTAGTTTCGCTCAGTGCCACCACTCAAGCACAGGATCAAAAACAGTGGGATAAGGTCTTGTCGTTCTATGCGCGGGGCAAAGTCTATCCAGGCATTCGGAAATGTGACCACATGATGGTGGTTAAACCACCACAAAAGGAGTTCTTGATCTTGCGGGCGGAGGGGAATAACAAGATCGGCGAATACGATCGTGCCAAGAACGATGCACGCGAAGCTTATGGCCTGTTCGAAGGTGAGCTCAGGCGATTAGCGGCACTTCAATTGGGTATATCCATGCTTGGCGTAGGTGCTCCGGATAGTGCACGAACATGGTTGGAGCGCTCATTGGGGTCTTCCAAGGACGCTGAAGCGTGGTACCGTTTAGGTTTATTGGAGAAAGCGAAGAAGGACCATAACGCTGCAATTGCCTATTTCGATAAGGTCCTGGCGATCGAACCATCGAATGCATTGGTTCTTAGTGAACGTGGTGGTAGCTATGCACTAATGGGAGATACGGTGATGGCTAAGGAATCGCTGGACAAAGCACTGGAGTTAGAGCCAAGGAATGCCGTTCTATGGAATGCACGAGGTTACTTTCTACATGCATCATCAGGCCATTTTGCGAAGGCTATTGCTGACTATGATCGTGCGATCAAATTGGATCCCAACTACAGTTATGCGTTCAATAACCGAGGTTGGGCCTACTACAAGTTGGGTAACCGGGACAAGGCATTGAAGAACATCAATTTGGCAGCCAAGAAGAGCAGGACCAACCCTTTCGTATATCGGAATTTAGGTGTAATAGCGCTGGAAAGCGGCGATACGACAAGAGCGTGCGGGCATTTCCATACGGCGCTTTCACTCCAATTCACCGCGTTCCACGGACCAGAGGTACGCGAACTTCTGAACGCGAATTGCGATAGGGGCATGCCGGATCCCCCTGTAACACCTGACCCTGATAACGGGAATGCACCGGTGATCCCTGAAACCCCACGGACCAATGCACCTACAAGGAGTAACGCTCCTTAA
- a CDS encoding SDR family oxidoreductase — translation MEHKQGMMREGAMKGQVIVITGGGTGLGRSMAKYCLELGAEICITSRKMDVLEKTAMELEAETGGKVFPIACDIRRAEEVDAMVAAVVGHYGKVDGLINNAAGNFISPTERLSSKAFETIIGIVLMGTVNCTLAFGKHWIKQKERDKVMLNIVTTYAWTGSGYVVPSACAKAGVLALTRSLAAEWGKYGIRTNAVAPGPFPTKGAWSRLVPGEMMEKFDMRKKVPLGRLGEHQELADLVAYLVSPYSGYINGEVVTIDGGEWLKGAGQFNMLDMVEPGMWDAIEQMVRGAKGS, via the coding sequence ATGGAACACAAACAAGGAATGATGCGCGAAGGCGCAATGAAGGGACAAGTGATCGTGATCACAGGCGGTGGAACAGGTCTAGGGCGGAGCATGGCTAAGTATTGTCTGGAGCTTGGTGCCGAGATCTGCATCACCAGCCGCAAAATGGATGTTCTGGAGAAGACGGCCATGGAACTCGAAGCGGAAACCGGCGGCAAAGTGTTTCCCATTGCATGTGACATTCGAAGAGCAGAGGAGGTGGACGCTATGGTCGCTGCAGTGGTGGGCCATTATGGAAAAGTGGATGGGTTGATCAACAACGCAGCAGGTAATTTCATCAGTCCAACTGAACGGTTGAGCAGCAAGGCATTCGAGACGATCATTGGCATTGTGCTCATGGGAACCGTGAATTGCACGTTGGCTTTCGGTAAGCATTGGATCAAGCAGAAAGAGCGCGATAAGGTGATGCTCAATATCGTTACCACATATGCTTGGACCGGATCAGGGTACGTTGTGCCTAGTGCGTGTGCCAAAGCAGGTGTATTGGCCCTAACGCGTTCACTTGCCGCTGAATGGGGTAAGTATGGTATCCGAACAAATGCCGTTGCACCAGGGCCATTCCCGACCAAAGGTGCATGGAGCAGACTGGTACCAGGAGAAATGATGGAAAAATTCGATATGCGGAAAAAAGTTCCATTGGGCCGTTTGGGTGAGCACCAGGAATTGGCTGATCTTGTGGCATACCTCGTTTCCCCTTACAGCGGTTATATCAATGGCGAAGTGGTTACCATTGATGGTGGAGAATGGCTCAAAGGTGCCGGCCAATTCAACATGCTGGACATGGTAGAGCCGGGCATGTGGGATGCAATTGAGCAGATGGTACGCGGAGCAAAAGGCAGTTGA
- a CDS encoding nitroreductase produces the protein MKFSVSEATDLIRQRRTIYPKDYTDREVHKEIIERVLTNGTYAPTHGMTQPWRFTVFTGEGRRTLSTFLGEEYSRTVPTEKFLQRKFDNVTLRPMQSSVVIALGMVRDPNGKISERDELLAMGCAVQNMHLTCASYGLGAFWATGGPLIGDGMCNFLGLGEQDSSLGLFFIGYPAIEWPKGYRKPIDQLVTWKTT, from the coding sequence ATGAAATTCAGTGTTAGTGAAGCTACGGACCTGATCCGGCAACGACGGACGATCTATCCGAAGGACTATACGGATCGTGAGGTTCATAAGGAGATCATTGAGCGTGTGCTTACCAATGGCACCTATGCTCCCACGCACGGCATGACCCAACCTTGGCGGTTCACGGTTTTTACTGGTGAAGGGCGCAGAACGCTCTCCACCTTTCTTGGTGAAGAATATTCCCGAACGGTACCAACGGAAAAATTCCTTCAACGGAAATTCGACAACGTAACGCTGCGTCCGATGCAGAGTTCCGTGGTGATCGCTTTGGGTATGGTGCGCGATCCGAATGGCAAGATCTCTGAACGTGATGAATTGCTGGCCATGGGTTGCGCCGTTCAGAACATGCATTTGACCTGTGCATCATACGGATTAGGTGCGTTCTGGGCTACTGGAGGACCGTTGATCGGAGACGGAATGTGCAACTTTCTTGGACTTGGCGAACAGGATAGTTCACTCGGACTTTTTTTCATTGGATACCCTGCAATTGAATGGCCGAAAGGCTATCGTAAGCCGATTGATCAACTCGTAACGTGGAAGACCACTTAG
- a CDS encoding DUF1883 domain-containing protein: MKFLHQSFEAKRKEIIEVEIDVATSVKFMSGTSLKAYRMGKTNTYYGGRFEESPVRFVIPFDGVWNVVVEKGTYSAPIEVNAVCKLLNPNNLVYSSVAVDAPDHIRELSQGEETE, translated from the coding sequence ATGAAATTTCTGCACCAAAGTTTTGAAGCAAAAAGGAAAGAGATCATCGAGGTTGAGATCGATGTGGCCACGAGCGTAAAGTTCATGAGCGGGACTTCTCTGAAGGCGTATCGCATGGGCAAGACGAATACGTATTACGGTGGGCGCTTTGAAGAGTCTCCTGTGCGGTTCGTTATCCCGTTCGATGGCGTATGGAACGTGGTCGTGGAGAAAGGGACGTATAGCGCTCCTATTGAGGTGAATGCTGTTTGTAAATTGCTTAATCCGAACAATCTGGTGTACTCGTCCGTAGCTGTCGATGCACCCGATCATATACGTGAGTTATCTCAAGGTGAGGAAACTGAATAA
- a CDS encoding T9SS type A sorting domain-containing protein translates to MNIRTLLFTTSVFGGSMLIAQPTLTATNSVGASGSEFPIDRADNFMDVGPSGAAQAYGFWPASVGNRDYKYLAPSVTPTTVASATLLTTDGGTDTLFFSFGTDGLERRGEKNSLAGLVTYSDPVLELKLPLDYGDTWTDNFAASFSVQGIANTRIGTIAGEADGYGSLALPEAIVDDVLRVKVRKVINDQNPFAAIYWSFDTYYFFDGMTGHPVMKMSIDTVIIGAGNPAVTRTAEWMFGPGQVGVTELSYDDVQFTAYPNPATAEVNLSFNNSERAARSVEIFDASGQLIQQQAIANTGGGLIASAFDVSGLAQGVYQVRLSFSDGTRSTQRLVVR, encoded by the coding sequence ATGAACATTCGTACACTACTATTTACCACCTCCGTATTCGGCGGAAGTATGTTGATCGCTCAACCAACCTTAACGGCCACCAACAGTGTTGGCGCATCTGGCTCTGAGTTCCCTATTGATAGGGCAGATAATTTTATGGACGTTGGCCCTTCCGGAGCTGCGCAGGCCTATGGTTTTTGGCCTGCTAGTGTTGGAAATCGTGACTACAAGTACCTGGCACCAAGCGTAACCCCAACAACTGTAGCATCCGCAACCTTGCTTACAACGGACGGTGGTACCGATACACTGTTCTTCTCATTTGGAACGGATGGCCTTGAGAGAAGGGGCGAAAAGAATTCGTTGGCTGGTCTGGTCACGTATAGCGATCCGGTTCTGGAACTTAAGTTACCATTGGACTATGGTGATACATGGACGGATAATTTCGCTGCTTCCTTCAGTGTTCAAGGAATTGCGAACACGCGCATCGGGACGATCGCTGGTGAGGCCGATGGATATGGATCATTGGCACTGCCTGAAGCTATTGTGGATGATGTACTACGCGTAAAAGTGCGTAAGGTGATCAATGATCAGAATCCATTCGCTGCGATCTATTGGAGTTTTGATACGTATTACTTTTTCGACGGAATGACAGGTCATCCGGTCATGAAAATGTCCATCGACACGGTGATCATTGGTGCCGGAAACCCTGCAGTTACACGCACGGCGGAATGGATGTTCGGCCCCGGCCAGGTGGGTGTCACCGAATTGAGCTACGACGATGTACAGTTCACGGCATATCCGAACCCGGCAACCGCTGAAGTAAACCTGAGCTTCAACAATTCCGAGCGCGCTGCACGCAGTGTTGAGATCTTTGATGCTAGCGGACAACTGATTCAACAGCAGGCCATTGCGAACACGGGTGGAGGCCTCATCGCTTCCGCTTTCGATGTGAGCGGTCTTGCGCAAGGTGTTTATCAGGTACGTTTATCCTTCTCGGACGGAACGCGTTCCACACAACGCTTGGTCGTGCGCTAA
- a CDS encoding T9SS type A sorting domain-containing protein, whose amino-acid sequence MDHGIITTNRPIEADYNFFILKIDSLGDPDWCKDFGQGGYFQFVKELPNGDLLVGMNMDPGGAAVGRMDSNGNFLWLKSYIRPEGVMRDCEVENDSSFTVIGYTDKDNGSGTNLFMMRLNGIGDVQWCKGYDAPTGWNADRAKMDETRDGNYVVLAEIRGQGGGKAFLMTTDLNGDTLWTRSAGVTSNSYQVYNLHAHSDGGFLFNGSSLGLGTFLFKADSLGHLPCPEHEHHYSVQVQNLFPTDSSFTLTSIDGAVRYPAYINDTIYPPLEVIDGCTITQVPNYPLKKPPPRIRPNPTAGRFTMDFVDPLRSDSFYSVYDSMGKLLYQRPLPSGATTEEVDLARFGKGVYLLKISDPEGVRTERVVVE is encoded by the coding sequence ATGGACCACGGCATCATAACAACTAACCGACCCATAGAAGCTGACTATAATTTTTTCATCCTAAAGATCGATTCGCTCGGTGATCCTGATTGGTGCAAGGACTTTGGTCAAGGGGGCTATTTCCAGTTCGTCAAAGAACTCCCCAATGGGGATCTGCTCGTGGGAATGAATATGGATCCGGGTGGTGCAGCGGTTGGCCGAATGGATTCCAACGGGAACTTCCTTTGGCTCAAGTCCTATATACGTCCCGAGGGAGTGATGCGCGATTGCGAGGTGGAGAATGATAGTTCCTTCACGGTGATCGGCTATACCGATAAGGACAACGGATCGGGTACCAATCTCTTCATGATGCGTTTGAACGGTATTGGTGATGTGCAATGGTGTAAGGGGTATGACGCCCCCACTGGCTGGAACGCTGATCGTGCAAAGATGGATGAGACCCGAGACGGGAATTATGTAGTTCTGGCGGAAATTAGAGGACAAGGAGGAGGAAAGGCTTTCCTGATGACGACGGACCTGAACGGCGATACACTGTGGACACGTTCCGCTGGCGTTACAAGCAACTCCTATCAAGTGTACAACCTTCATGCTCACTCTGATGGCGGCTTCCTGTTCAACGGCTCCAGCCTGGGCTTGGGCACGTTCCTGTTCAAAGCAGATTCCTTAGGCCACCTGCCCTGCCCTGAGCACGAGCATCACTATTCGGTACAGGTGCAGAACCTGTTCCCCACTGATAGCAGTTTTACACTTACTTCCATAGATGGGGCGGTTCGGTACCCTGCATATATCAACGATACCATATACCCTCCACTTGAAGTAATAGACGGTTGCACGATCACGCAGGTCCCGAACTACCCACTAAAAAAACCACCTCCGCGCATCCGACCCAACCCAACTGCCGGCCGTTTTACGATGGATTTCGTTGATCCCTTACGCTCGGATTCGTTCTATTCGGTCTATGATAGCATGGGCAAGTTGCTCTACCAACGCCCATTGCCAAGTGGCGCAACTACAGAAGAAGTTGACTTAGCGCGTTTCGGAAAGGGCGTTTACTTGCTCAAGATCAGCGATCCGGAAGGTGTGCGAACAGAACGGGTTGTGGTGGAGTAG
- a CDS encoding Hsp20/alpha crystallin family protein, translating to MTITKFKSRPTFVSPFNDLMSGLLSNDIGNFVGRDDIQRTTNAVNITEGEGAFELQLLTPGFSKEDIKLSIENDMLTISAEKKSTDLKENERFTRREFNFNAFTRSFTLPETVNAEGIKAELVNGVLHLELPKTEKAKPRTREISIS from the coding sequence ATGACGATCACAAAATTCAAGAGTAGGCCAACGTTCGTCTCACCATTCAATGACCTGATGAGCGGACTTTTAAGCAACGATATTGGAAATTTCGTTGGCCGCGACGACATTCAACGCACAACCAATGCTGTCAACATTACCGAGGGCGAAGGCGCATTCGAGCTACAGCTATTGACCCCTGGGTTTTCCAAGGAGGACATTAAGTTGAGCATTGAGAACGATATGCTAACGATCAGTGCTGAAAAGAAGAGCACTGACTTGAAAGAGAACGAACGCTTTACACGTCGGGAATTCAATTTCAACGCTTTCACACGGAGTTTCACACTACCTGAAACGGTGAACGCAGAAGGAATAAAAGCAGAATTGGTGAATGGCGTGCTTCATTTGGAACTGCCCAAGACCGAAAAAGCAAAACCGCGTACACGAGAGATCAGCATTTCTTGA